Within Pseudorca crassidens isolate mPseCra1 chromosome 8, mPseCra1.hap1, whole genome shotgun sequence, the genomic segment tctcctcctctctcttccgCACCCCCCCAACTCCACACATCCTCCGCTGCAGTAGCCCTGGCTGTGCCCCAGGACTGCTACCCCTTCGGTTTGTCCACTAGTAACATTCTGAAGGCACAGAGTCCAGCCCCGTCTCAAGAACAAAGTACGCCTCCAGCACCTGCCTCACCCAGACTTACTACTAGATCCATAACTGAAAAGAGTGGGTTCCAGATCCCCAGTGTGTGGTGAGCCCAGGTGGAACGGGAGCCTTCCAATGAGAGCACTCAGCTGTGTTCAGGGAGCACCTACCACGTGTCAGGAACTGTGTTAGCTTCAAAGATTCAGGATGGTTGACACTACTCACCTTGAGAAGCTCACAACAGAAGTGTTGCCCAACACAGGTTCGCTTGTCGGCTCCACAGTGAGGCCCAAGAAGCCCAAACGTCAGCGTTTGGGGCAGAGAAAAGTTATTGCCAGGGCTGTGCAAGAAGAAAGAGCAGCActtgctcaaaagacctgaactccccgaTGGTTTGGGGGAAGAGTTTTCAAAGGCAAAATATGAGGTGAGGGCTGTGAGGTGTGCGAccttcctctgattggttggtggtaaggtaacagggcagtgctcCAGGAATTCTGTGcacagcctgaagttaccatcctccacctgggagGAGGCCTTAGCTCCGGTAGAAGAACTCAAGGGTATGTTGTCactatatcccttgaggaggaaccggGACTTGGCTTTATCGCAGAACTATTGTTTCCTGACTGCTCCTCCACGGTGTCTACATTGCCTTCCCTCCGTAATTAGAAACTGTTTAAATCTGCCCTTTGAAACTCAGGGAAAGTCTCGGAGGCTAAAGGCTTTTTCCTAccaacaagaaacaggggacccagaaaggcttttgtacccaggagggctcctcagggtcctgctcagtttcagaagGAAGGTGTGTAAACAGAACGTCACTATATAGCAGGAAAAGGTGtgggcaggggaggaaggaaCGCCGTGCAGACGCAGTGGAGACAGTCTCTGCAGCAGGCGTCACCTCGGAGGTGGCCCGTGAAGAATCAAGAGTTAACTGGGCCAAGAAGCATACACAACACGTCTTACAGGTCTGCAGAAAACAAGGAACTTACAGAAATGGTACTTTGGCAGCAGAAGTAGGACACATCATTCCATGTCCACGGTAGTGCTTACGGTGTGCAAAGCACTGCGTGATCCGCAGAGATCAAATAAACCGTGGCCTCTGCTCCCAGGCACAAAACGTATTACCTAAATATAATGCAATCTGCTCGGAATACCAAGCGCATTGAGAAGGGAGAAGAAATGTAAATTTCACTCTGGGCCGAAGTACAAACATCACTGGGGGTGAGTTTGGGGAGGACTCTCTTTAGGGTGCTGTAGGGGATGGGTGGAGTAAATAAGAGGCAGAAAAATCAAGGTGGGGCAGTAGTAGGAGTTCAGCCTTCAGCagaaagggggaggaggaatCTCGCGCAGGATTGGGGCAGAAAAGTGGGTGGAACCAGTGGGCGCCACCCCGTCTCCTCCTCCCAAACCCCCCCTACAACCTACCTACCTTGCAGTCTGGTGAGACAGGTGAGGGAGGAACTCCTAACGCTGGTAAGAGGGGCAGGAGGGTCGTGGCTTTGGGGCTGGCATGTAAGGAGGCGGTCTGGCCCCTTTGTAGAATCGGCGACTCCTTCCTCTGCAGAGCTCAGGGAACTCCTGACAGGCTGGCTGGGGGTAGTGGCTGCCTAGGTGCTGCTGTTATGTTGCAGGGGGATGAAAAGGCTTCGCCCCACCAGCCTCCCAGCCCCTGTGCTAATAACTCCAGGCAGGAAACTTGAAATCCGAGTTTACCGAGTGAGGGCCGGTAGAGAGCGGGGGACCGTGACAGCCATGGGGCACGGAGAGGTCAAGAATCATCTGGGCCTCTGTCCATTGCCCTAGACCTCTATCGCCTTAGACCTCTGTCTGTAAGATTCTCAGGTAGTTGTGTCCTGTGGCTTTGTTGTGTCTATGTGCACTTTCTCCCTCCAACTGGAGCGTGGGGCTGACGGGAGCAAATGGGAAGACGGGGTCAAACAGGGTAAGTGGCGCCCTACAAGGTCAGACTGAGGGACTCAGACTGGGCAGGTGGGGGGTGGACGTTCGTTGCAAGCAATAATAAAGGGTGGGGCCCGCTTATCACCTGGATTCCAGAGATGCCGTGAGTCCTGAGGCCCCAGGCAGGGCCTGCCTAGGACTGGATCCTGGAATGGGTAGAAATACAGAGACGGAAGGGAGACCATAGGGAAGAAGTTAAAAGTAAGGAACGTAGGGCTCTGACATGGTAAACTCACATGAGGGCTGGGAGTCAGAACTTCCGGGCTGGTTCCTGGCTATTCCACACATACTGATACCCTGGGACAACAGTGTGATCCTAGAGAGAATCCCAGAGCTGAAGGGGACCCTGCAGATCACTTCTTTGGGCCCTTTATTTGATTTGAGATAgaagaaacaaacccaaacaaaggTGTCTGATATGCTTACTTTGAAATCTAACCTAGCGGTGATGCCAATTGCTAGTTTAGACACAACAGCTGTGTGTCTTTTTGcaggagcctggggaggggccaTGGTGCCAAGCCAATTCTGGGGGACTCTGGAGAAGCCGCTTCTCTTCCTGTGTTGCACCTCCTTCCTCCTGGGGCTGGCTTTCCTGGGGATACGGCCGGACATCGCCCCTGTTGCTTATTTCTTTCTCACCTTGGGTGGCTTCTTTTTGTTGGCCTGCCTCCTGGCCTGTGTTTTGGAATGGGGGTCTCGATCAGTGCAGACCGAGAGCCCAGGGGCCTCAAGCAATGCACGGTGAGTTAAGGGGTGGGCAGGATTGGAGGATTACATGTGGACCCATTCTCCCTGTGTCCCTCTAGACTTTAGGCGGACAGCCTCTGCTTTCCCCCTGTCACTGGTATCAGGGTCAGGGGCTAGTGGAGGGGTCTTTTGCTGGTAGAAgatagaaaagggaaaacaggCTTCTTTCAGGAAGCCACTAATGACCTtatttctccccccccccccttcaGGGACAATGAAGCCTTTGAGGTGCCAACCTACGAAGAGGCCACAGTGTTGGAATCACAGTGCCACCCCCCAGGGGCGGATCAACCACCCTCCTACACCAGTGTTGTAATCCCCCCAGAACTTGAGGTGAGACAGCCTAGCCATCCAGAGGAGCCCAGGAGAGCCAGACTGGACAGGCGAGTGGGCTCAGAGGGGTCTGTGATCTCAGGAAGCCCTGGAAGACCTCCAGTCAGCCTGCGGCTTCGGGGACCACGAGTTGCGTCCACTGTTCCTGATCTGCAGAGCTTGTGGGCGCCCCCCAAATTGGAACCTCTTACTCCACCCCCTGCCTACGATGTCAGCTTTGGTCACCTCGATGATGATGTTTTCTATGGAAACAACTGGACACCCCACTAAAGGACTTTCCCAGGATATGTCGTCCTTCTGCACCAGACCCAGTCATTCATTCGAACAGTGCTTCCCAGTGCCTGTTATGTGTCAGGAACTGCGTCTCCACCTGGATGTCACAAATGATGACTTTAACCCAGAGGGGAGTGAGGCTATGGTGAGCCCTTCCCAGTTTTACAGTGGCACATCCCAGGGATGTAGGCGGCACAATTTGAGTCTTCAGGCAATATTCAGTGACCTACCCCATACCTGGTATTTCCAGAGTTAGACTGAGGGTGAGATGAGGAGATTCCAGAGAATCtagtgaaggaagaaaagaaacaatatctgAGTGACAGCTCTGTTGCTTCTGTTCCAGGTGCTTTGCCTCTATTAGATCACAAAAATGAGGTATTATTGTCCTCATTTGAAAAACGAGGATCCTAAGGGTCagaaaaaattgataatttgCACAGGGGCACACTGCTAGTAAATAACACACAAATGTCTTAAATTCTGCTCTTCTGATCCCATAGCCCTTGTGTTTTCAATACAAGGCAACAGAAGCCAGTTCATGCACATATCTCTCAATTTCTGTCTTGGTCAATGGCTGGTGAGGGGTAGAAGACTTCGTGTAGACAGAATGGGGGACCAGCTGTGTCTGCAGACAGGGAGTGCTGAGTGGGACCAGGAGTGTGCCCAGCCTCCTAGAGGAGCAGAGCTGATCAAAACTGTGATGGCCCCTGCTCCAGATGGGAAATTCCTGCCCCGGGGGGCTAGACAGCAGTCCCCAGTGCAGGATCCCATCCTATCTAGAAGCAGTGGAGTAAACTGCCCCAGGGGTAGGGACATCTGATTCTGAGGATGGGTGGATATGAtggtcagaaaagagaaaacccgAGGTCCTTTGCGAGGGGTGGTGGAGCATCTAAGGATCCCTCTTGCATCATCTATTATGAAGCACTGGAAACACTTGCACTGTCTGCAATAGCTTCAGCCTCACCCCTGCGCCTGACCCCGCTGGGTTTTACCCGAGGACCCCCTGCCCTGTTTCCTCAGATCCAAACAGAACACCAGCTTCTCTAATCATGTGCTGTGCCTGTGATGCAGGTTTGAGCCAACCATCGCTGACCCACGCTCATTCTTTACGCGGGTATCTGTCTAGCGCCTTCTAGTTCTGTCCTTGTCCTCCTTACCCTGGTCCCAACAGTTAACTTTAATAAAGTGAAAAGCCCGGCCACACCCATCTCCATACAGTTCTTGCAACAGGCGGGTGAGGAGAGGTGGGCGGTtccggggagggagctgtgatttCCGCGGGAACCGACGACCAATCGGATGGCCAAGTAGGGCGGGGCGGCTCCTCGCTTCCCCTTCCGCCGAGCGCGCTCGCTCATCCCATTGGACAGCGAGTCCGCCGCGTGGGTTCTGCGCCTGCGCGCGCTCCGGCGACGGCGCGGCCGGCCTCGCGTGGGGGCGGAGCTGGGATAGCAGCGCGCAGGCGCTTTGCGCGCCGGCGGACGTGGGAGGGATGCGGGGGACCGGAGGGCTCGCGGTTTGTTTGGGTTGTGGGCGGTGCGCGCACAGCCCGGGAAAAGCGGGAAATGGCGGCGCCGAGCGCAGGCCCCCGGTCCGCCCTCCCGCAAAAGGGGCTGATGACCGCTGATAGGGGGCGCAGGTGAGTGGGGAGGGTCCCAGGGGTCCGTAGTGGGACCCAGGGAGGGAGACGCGGGTTTCAGGCGTATGGCCCTGGCGCCCCTCCCCTCGGAGCCCCTGGAAGCCGCGGTGTCCAAGCTTCCAGCCAAGGGTGGGAGGCCGGCTGAGCCCCCGAGGGGAGCGCGGGCGGGCGAATCTCTTCTGGGCCTCGTCCCTCTCGAGCAAAGATTCCCCAGCCTCCATTCTTCCAATCCCGGAGGCTCTGAACCAGGCGAGCTCTTTCCAGTCCTGTCAAATCTCGGTTTCTCTTAAAAGATTcttgattctttcttttcctcgGTTCCCTTTTGAGGAACTAAACTCTGTACTCATAAACACCGATGAGACCTGCAGATCTCGGAATTCTGCCTGATGTGCATTTGTTTCGGATTGAATATATCATGATCCGTATTGCGTTGGGTGTAATGACCAGATTTTCACAGCAGTCAACACAGATTTTGGGGTTTGGGTGTACTCTGAGACAAGGAAGTTCCCGAGGCTCCGAGTGTCTCAGCCTCTGCCCCAGTTAAATCGTATCATGGCAGACATCGCCCAGGATAACATATTTTAATGCCTCCCGGTCCAGACCCAGGTGATGAATTGAGGACTTTGGAACCAGAACCTGCAGAAGGACACAGAATCAAGACTTAAGAATCGTCTTTGTGTCCTTTCCTCCACCCGCTCCCCCCTTTCCCGATGTGTTCTAAAGTTCTAGGTGATTGTGGTTACTTTTGGAAAGTCCACCTTTGAGACTCCCCGTAGTATGGAATCCTGCAAGGAGCAGGTGTGTGTAGAATGGATACTGCTTCAGATTAAACCTAATAAGTTATTGATTGAAAATTCAAGTCTACAACTTAGAGTTAAGAACGGGGAGTCGATTAGTGAATTGTGTGGATGATACTGAGTAGGGAGAGGCTTTTTGAGGGGGCTTCCTAACGGAATGTCAACATTTAAGGGCAGGCCAAAGGTCCTGTGAAGGAAACGGGGACCTAGTAAGCAGAGAGGGAAACTGCAGAGAATGGTGTCATGGAAACCAAGGGAGGAGAAAGTTTTAAGgagaaaatgccactggtaaattaagggaaaaaagtcGAGTAAACCCACCCCACCATTGGTGTGTATCCTGAGGAAATACCCAGAATCCAGCTACGATGTTATTTTGCGATTGAActattaacacttttttttttttttttttttttgcggtacgtgggcctctcactgttgtggcctctcccgctgcagagcacaggctccggacgcgcaggctcagcggccatggctcacgggccccgccgctccgcggcatgtgggatcttcccagaccggggcacgaacctgtgtcccccgcctcggcaggtggactctcaaccactgcgccacccgggaagcccaacACTTATTTTTACCAGAGTTCATACACGTTGTCATTGTTAACTGCTTTGGTATGTTCCAAGgtgattctttttgtttttgttttaattaattaatttatttatttttggctgcgttgggtctttgttgctatgcaggctttctctagttgcggcgagcggggtctactcatcgttgcggtgcacgggcttctcgccatggcttctctttgcggagcacgggctctaggcgtgcgggcttcagtggttgtggcacatgggctcagtagttgtgtctcgcaggctctagagcacgggctcagtagttgtggtgcagggacttagttgctccgcggcatgtgggatcttcccagaccggggctcgaacccgtgtaccctgcattggcaggcggattcttaactactgcgccaccagggaaacccccggaatgcattttaaaataggttttttAAGTTATAATCTGAAGCTGGTACCATATTCCTTTCTCACTGCCATCAGGTCTTTACTGTTGTCATGTACTTGGAAACTGTGACTAAGCAGGCTGGCACACCCTGGATTTATATAAATTAGGCACATAGATGTTACACACTGGAAATgggattcttttattttctttataacatctttattggagtataatttctttacaatagtgtgttagtttctgctttataacaaagtgaatcagctatacgtatacatatatccccatatctcctccctcttgtgtctccctctcacctggACATGGGATTCTTTGAGTTCATCAACAGAAGCTGAACTCTTTCCAAACGCATAGCAAAACTAAGGAATCCTTGAAATGAAGACATCCCTCGTAAACTAAATTCCCAAAATAATTTCGCCTTTACATGCTTTAACTCTTTGAGTGATTTCAGGTTATGTTGATTGTTTTCATCATTGGCATTTATCTACTGTGACTTTCCGTCAGATTTTTTACTTAATTCGGTTCTTATAGGATCCTTGTCATTTCTAGTGTTATTTTGTCACAGGAACTTACCGTTTTAAAAACCATAGttgtggggtttccctggtggcgcagtggttgagaatccgcctgccagtgtaggggacatgggttcgagccctggtctgggaagatcccacatgccgcggaacagctaagcccgtgtaccacaactactgagcctgtgctctagagcccgcgagccacaactaatgaagcccgcatgccacaactaatgaagcccctagagcccgtgctccacaacgagagaagccaccgcaatgagaagcccgcgcactgcagcaaagagtaacccccgctcactgcaactagagaaagcccgcacgcagcaacgaagacccaacacagccaaaaataaatagataaataaaataaatttatatatatatataaaaaggattattttaGACTCATATCACTGTCAGCAGCTTAGATAAGTAGTGTGAAATGTTTTCTGGAATACTCCTTAATGAAAATTGGTCGGTCAGATGGAGGAATGTTCCTTCTTGTGAGTATGTCTACTCgtgtgtgtattatttttgtCACGATAGATATTTCCCCTCGTCAGACCATTCATCTCAGAAGATGGTCTCAGTTGAACATCCTCCATAAAGGATTGTATATCATTTCCTTATGATCAGTGTGTTACTGCTTCGCACTTCTATGATTTTAAGCACATTCAATAAAATATGTCTCATTTTAGTTATCGTAAGTCCTGTTCTTTATATTTCTCCTACCCACACCTCTTCTGTTCCACTTCTCTGCCAGATCTTGTACTTGACAGCTTTTCTGTCTTTTATCTGTAGGATACTGGGAGTGTATGGCATGCATCCTGACCATCAGGAAGCTCTCAAAAAGAACCGAGTGGTGCTGGCCAAACAGCTGTTGCTGAGCGAACTGTTAGAACATCTCCTGGAGAAGGACATTATCACCTTGGAAATGAGGGAGCACATTCAGGTATCtgaaggcaaaagagaaaagccaaGTGAATATATTAGCGGTAGGAAGAGGAACAGAGCATAGTAAAGTGTGAAAAAGATGTAGTGCTTtactaaggaaatgaaaatgctcTTCTACCCTAGAGCATTTAACAGAAAAGACATATAATTCAAGAATAGTGGGGGAAGGGCTTCCCACGtacatatttttctgtaaaaggagTTCTTGAGATGGATGATGCTGTTACTAGGAAGCTCATCTGGAGAAACAGAATTACAGCTGGATAAGTAAATGTGATGTCATGTTTTATTCTTGTATTGTAGGCCAAGGTGTGCAGTTTCAGCCAGAATGTGGAACTCCTCAACTTGCTGCCCAAGAGGGGCCCCCAGGCTTTTGATGCCTTCTGTGTGGCCCTGAGGGAGACCAAGCAGGGTCACCTGGAGGACCTGTTGCTCACAACCCTGGCTGGTCTTCAGCACATACCCCCACCGGTATGGAGCCCTAGACACGTGGTATGTTAGGAAGGGTTGGTTTGGTAGGAAGGGCATTTTTGAGACTGGTGAAGTGGGGAACGGGACTAGATTTCTGTATTATTTGGGCTGGACCAGCTCCCTGAGGCCTGGTACGGGGGGTCCTGCTTTCTTACAGTTGCGCTGCGACTACCACTTGCGTCTCCCTTTCCCGGTGTGTGAGTCCTGCCCCCCCCGCAAGCAGCGCCGCCTGTCCCCAGGTGAGAACTGATGGCGTAAAATGGGTCCCGCAGATCGACTTCCGCTTCCTTGACTGGCATCTGACTTTGCCCCAGTGTGAAACCTATTTTCGTTCATATTGGAACGGTTTCCTCAGTGAATTTGTTAGGGACCAGCAGGACAGTTCAGATGGGCTCTGGGTTGGGCCTGTTTTTCTTCTTCCGTCATAGATGGTTTTTTAATGGTGATCGGCCCTTGGAGCAACTTGTGCAGGTAGGAAGTTCCTGCACATAATTGGCCTATCTCCTCTGTAAAGCTTAGTTATTTTACGATGAGGAAAGACTACATCATGGGCCTCTACCCTGCTGATTGAGTATTCTAGTGATTAGAACAAGGGTTTTATCATATACCCCATTCAGTCATTTACTGAGTTGAGCACCTACTACTATACGCAGGCTAAGTGCAGAGGATCCAGTGGTGAACAAAAGCAAACAGGGTCTCTGCCCCCATAGAGCTTACAGACAAGGGACGTGAGCCAGACCAGTAATTACGAAAAGGGTGCCTGAAGTTACAGTGAAGCACTAGGATTGCTGTGTAGGTTGTGTGCTAGCTTTTCTGCTCTCTATGCCGCAGATACAGTGGAACACTCCCTAGACCATGGAGATGGGCCTCCCAGCCTTCAGGTGAAGTCTTGCACTCCTGAGTTTTATCAAGCGCACTACCAGCTGGTAAGTCTTGCAAAATGGCAAGAGGAAAAGCGTTGGGAAATGAGATACCCTTCCTGGGCATCTGAACTTAGTTTGTGTATATACATTTCTTTCCTGCCTTTATTAGTCAGAAAATAATTGCTGATTGTGTTTTGTGGGTATTTCTATACTTGACCTGGTGGGATTAAGAAGAAGAACGTGATGTCTGTGTTTTCTTGAAATGCCTC encodes:
- the TMEM139 gene encoding transmembrane protein 139 isoform X1, with the protein product MLTLKSNLAVMPIASLDTTAVCLFAGAWGGAMVPSQFWGTLEKPLLFLCCTSFLLGLAFLGIRPDIAPVAYFFLTLGGFFLLACLLACVLEWGSRSVQTESPGASSNARDNEAFEVPTYEEATVLESQCHPPGADQPPSYTSVVIPPELEVRQPSHPEEPRRARLDRRVGSEGSVISGSPGRPPVSLRLRGPRVASTVPDLQSLWAPPKLEPLTPPPAYDVSFGHLDDDVFYGNNWTPH
- the TMEM139 gene encoding transmembrane protein 139 isoform X2, with amino-acid sequence MVPSQFWGTLEKPLLFLCCTSFLLGLAFLGIRPDIAPVAYFFLTLGGFFLLACLLACVLEWGSRSVQTESPGASSNARDNEAFEVPTYEEATVLESQCHPPGADQPPSYTSVVIPPELEVRQPSHPEEPRRARLDRRVGSEGSVISGSPGRPPVSLRLRGPRVASTVPDLQSLWAPPKLEPLTPPPAYDVSFGHLDDDVFYGNNWTPH
- the CASP2 gene encoding caspase-2 isoform X5 is translated as MAAPSAGPRSALPQKGLMTADRGRRILGVYGMHPDHQEALKKNRVVLAKQLLLSELLEHLLEKDIITLEMREHIQAKVCSFSQNVELLNLLPKRGPQAFDAFCVALRETKQGHLEDLLLTTLAGLQHIPPPVWSPRHVLRCDYHLRLPFPVCESCPPRKQRRLSPDTVEHSLDHGDGPPSLQVKSCTPEFYQAHYQLAYRLQSRPRGLALVLSNVHFTGEKDLEFRSGGDVDHSTLVTLFKLLGYKVHVLLDQTAQEMQEKLRDFAQLPAHRVMDSCIVALLSHGMEGGVYGVDGTLLQLQEVFRLFDNANCPSLQNKPKMFFIQACRGGAIGSLGHLLLFTAATASLAL
- the CASP2 gene encoding caspase-2 isoform X6, giving the protein MAAPSAGPRSALPQKGLMTADRGRRILGVYGMHPDHQEALKKNRVVLAKQLLLSELLEHLLEKDIITLEMREHIQAKVCSFSQNVELLNLLPKRGPQAFDAFCVALRETKQGHLEDLLLTTLAGLQHIPPPLRCDYHLRLPFPVCESCPPRKQRRLSPDTVEHSLDHGDGPPSLQVKSCTPEFYQAHYQLAYRLQSRPRGLALVLSNVHFTGEKDLEFRSGGDVDHSTLVTLFKLLGYKVHVLLDQTAQEMQEKLRDFAQLPAHRVMDSCIVALLSHGMEGGVYGVDGTLLQLQEVFRLFDNANCPSLQNKPKMFFIQACRGGAIGSLGHLLLFTAATASLAL